A stretch of the Streptomyces sp. NBC_00654 genome encodes the following:
- a CDS encoding DUF5703 family protein, with protein sequence MPEYEFIDVYVPRGVSRNDAARLLTDHAEYGHWELDRLTLRLDGSRRVRLRRRIIRQIRATW encoded by the coding sequence ATGCCGGAATACGAATTTATCGACGTGTACGTGCCGCGCGGGGTGTCCCGCAACGATGCGGCCCGACTGCTGACCGACCACGCCGAGTACGGGCACTGGGAGTTGGACCGCCTGACCCTGCGCCTCGACGGCAGCCGCAGAGTGCGGCTGCGCAGACGGATCATCCGTCAGATACGGGCCACCTGGTAA